One window of the Magnolia sinica isolate HGM2019 chromosome 19, MsV1, whole genome shotgun sequence genome contains the following:
- the LOC131234414 gene encoding LEAF RUST 10 DISEASE-RESISTANCE LOCUS RECEPTOR-LIKE PROTEIN KINASE-like 1.2 isoform X3, with product MERDFENSTFQSLLFLLIFVSTSFSNGQPDCAPPPFNCGEIKDISYSFWTVDHSHNCSHLGFELRCEDNTPQIKIGSRKYRVNKIVHEEKKLKVADMDFKGKKCPKPPINATVDFSLFEYATDDSNLILYYDCSPSNIPNSPSFPSLTIVYYIIKAGPLHVPERFRSCKVSVIPLPESVARSLKDVLSTYGDAWNKVFDLKWTVDLPKCTDCVRSGGNCSYSSTNPTEPIRNCESQPNHATCTKDNEKRRKIRKIIIGVGAGVGGCILTCFLFFICHRYRQRRFATASKLLSRSFSSDPSSQSELGKGGSILPTHIFTYKELEDATNNFDPSKELGDGGFGTVYHGKLRDGRSVAVKRLYENNCRRVEQFMNEIDILSRLRHQSLVTLYGCTSRHSRELLLVYEFIPNGTVADHLHGNHAKDGALTWPIRMSIAIESADALAYLHAVEIIHRDVKTNNILLDNNFNVKVADFGLSRLFPTDRTHVSTAPQGTPGYVDPDYHRCYQLNNKSDVYSFGVVLIELISSKPAVDITRHRQEINLANMAINKIHNNALNELVDPTLGYESDHAVRRMITLVAELAFRCLQDEKEVRPTMQEVLEVLKGIQREDYKVEKAEELDVLAVADDAVLLKKFRPLSPDSVTDTWISRSTTPSASG from the exons ATGGAAAGAGATTTTGAAAACTCCACATTCCAATCTCTCCTATTCCTCCTCATCTTTGTCTCAACCTCATTCTCCAATGGCCAACCCGACTGCGCTCCTCCTCCGTTCAATTGCGGTGAAATCAAAGACATCAGCTACTCATTTTGGACGGTGGACCACTCGCACAATTGCAGCCACCTAGGATTCGAACTCAGATGCGAAGATAATACCCCACAAATCAAAATTGGGTCCCGGAAATATCGAGTTAACAAGATTGTTCATGAGGAGAAGAAATTAAAGGTTGCTGATATGGATTTCAAAGGCAAGAAGTGTCCTAAGCCGCCAATCAATGCAACGGTCGACTTCTCTCTCTTCGAATATGCTACCGATGATTCCAATCTCATCTTATACTACGATTGCTCTCCCTCCAATATCCCGAACTCTCCTTCATTTCCTAGCCTTACTATTGTTTACTACATAATCAAGGCTGGCCCACTTCATGTCCCTGAACGTTTTCGAAGCTGCAAGGTTAGTGTGATTCCACTTCCTGAATCGGTTGCGCGCAGCTTGAAGGATGTTCTGTCGACTTATGGGGATGCGTGGAACAAAGTTTTTGATTTGAAGTGGACCGTCGATCTTCCGAAGTGTACGGATTGTGTCCGATCAGGTGGGAATTGTAGTTACAGTTCGACTAATCCCACAGAACCAATACGTAATTGCGAAAGTCAACCGAATCATGCAACATGCACCAAGG ATAATgagaaaagaaggaagataaggaaaataataatag GAGTGGGCGCTGGAGTCGGTGGCTGCATCCTAACatgcttcctcttcttcatctgtCATCGGTACCGCCAGAGACGGTTTGCCACTGCTTCAAAACTCCTCTCACGGTCCTTCTCTTCAGACCCTTCTTCCCAATCAGAGCTTGGCAAGGGCGGCAGCATCCTCCCAACCCATATCTTCACCTACAAGGAACTTGAAGACGCCACCAACAACTTCGATCCGTCTAAAGAACTAGGAGACGGAGGATTCGGCACTGTTTATCATG GCAAGCTTCGTGATGGGCGTTCGGTCGCAGTCAAGCGCCTTTATGAGAACAACTGCAGGCGTGTTGAACAATTCATGAATGAAATTGATATCCTTTCCCGCCTGCGTCACCAGAGCCTTGTAACATTATATGGGTGCACCTCCCGCCACAGCCGTGAGCTCCTCCTCGTCTACGAATTCATCCCCAATGGTACTGTCGCAGATCATCTCCATGGCAACCATGCCAAAGACGGGGCCCTCACATGGCCCATCAGAATGAGCATTGCTATAGAGTCTGCTGATGCACTGGCCTACCTCCATGCAGTTGAAATCATACACCGTGATGTAAAAACCAACAACATTCTCCTGGACAACAATTTCAATGTGAAAGTCGCAGATTTCGGATTGTCCCGATTATTCCCAACGGACAGGACACATGTATCGACGGCTCCCCAAGGAACGCCCGGCTATGTGGACCCTGACTATCACCGGTGCTACCAGCTCAACAACAAGAGTGATGTGTACAGCTTTGGAGTGGTCCTGATTGAGCTTATATCGTCGAAGCCAGCCGTGGATATCACTAGGCATCGGCAAGAgatcaacttggctaacatggcAATCAACAAGATCCACAATAATGCATTGAATGAGCTGGTGGACCCCACTCTTGGGTACGAATCAGATCATGCAGTGAGGAGGATGATCACATTGGTGGCTGAGTTGGCATTCAGATGCTTGCAAGATGAGAAGGAGGTGAGGCCTACCATGCAGGAAGTGCTGGAGGTTTTGAAAGGGATTCAGAGGGAAGACTACAAGGTGGAGAAGGCAGAAGAGTTGGATGTTCTAGCGGTGGCAGACGATGCCGTTCTGTTGAAGAAATTCCGGCCGCTATCACCAGATTCTGTTACGGATACGTGGATCAGCCGCTCCACAACACCTAGTGCAAGTGGGTAA
- the LOC131234414 gene encoding LEAF RUST 10 DISEASE-RESISTANCE LOCUS RECEPTOR-LIKE PROTEIN KINASE-like 1.2 isoform X2, whose amino-acid sequence MKGFFPIVIFFFFYCRRIALSTDPQFKACEPRDCGNGLHIRYPFRILDQPSYCGYKGFELDCKNGRPVLNMSNNYHYYIQNIFYENQTLLLVNMGLLDSERCLRPTHNLTVENRYFSVSSATTYLFFFFNCLISLPDRIGYERVYTMDCMNNDIHHSYATLADYQTVNLMNFTKDHETLSSMSFTETCESWATEPVRADPEFLYGYSEAGNYSEILKTGFVLDYGSASNCNGCVESGGRCGFNDSMSQIMCLCRDRPQLAACPADNEKRRKIRKIIIGVGAGVGGCILTCFLFFICHRYRQRRFATASKLLSRSFSSDPSSQSELGKGGSILPTHIFTYKELEDATNNFDPSKELGDGGFGTVYHGKLRDGRSVAVKRLYENNCRRVEQFMNEIDILSRLRHQSLVTLYGCTSRHSRELLLVYEFIPNGTVADHLHGNHAKDGALTWPIRMSIAIESADALAYLHAVEIIHRDVKTNNILLDNNFNVKVADFGLSRLFPTDRTHVSTAPQGTPGYVDPDYHRCYQLNNKSDVYSFGVVLIELISSKPAVDITRHRQEINLANMAINKIHNNALNELVDPTLGYESDHAVRRMITLVAELAFRCLQDEKEVRPTMQEVLEVLKGIQREDYKVEKAEELDVLAVADDAVLLKKFRPLSPDSVTDTWISRSTTPSASG is encoded by the exons ATGAAAGGATTCTTCCCAAttgttatcttcttcttcttctactgtaGAAGAATAGCTCTTTCTACCGACCCACAATTCAAAGCTTGCGAGCCTCGAGACTGCGGCAATGGCCTCCACATACGCTACCCATTTCGGATCCTTGACCAACCTTCCTACTGCGGCTACAAAGGCTTCGAACTCGATTGCAAGAACGGAAGGCCTGTCCTCAACATGTCCAACAACTATCATTACTACATCCaaaacatattctacgaaaaccAAACTCTTCTGCTCGTAAACATGGGATTGCTCGACAGTGAAAGATGCTTGAGACCGACTCACAATCTAACCGTCGAGAATAGATATTTCAGTGTTAGCTCTGCAACCAcctacctcttcttcttcttcaattgcCTCATCTCACTTCCTGATCGAATTGGCTATGAACGAGTATACACGATGGATTGCATGAACAATGACATACATCACTCTTACGCCACACTTGCTGATTATCAAACGGTGAATTTGATGAATTTTACCAAAGATCATGAAACATTGAGTTCGATGAGTTTTACTGAAACTTGTGAATCTTGGGCTACTGAACCGGTTAGAGCAGACCCAGAATTTCTTTATGGGTATTCAGAGGCCGGAAATTATTCAGAGATTTTGAAGACAGGGTTCGTTCTGGATTACGGGAGTGCTAGCAATTGCAATGGGTGTGTAGAATCTGGCGGTCGGTGTGGATTTAATGATAGTATGTCTCAGATCATGTGTTTATGCCGTGATCGACCACAACTTGCGGCTTGCCCTGCTG ATAATgagaaaagaaggaagataaggaaaataataatag GAGTGGGCGCTGGAGTCGGTGGCTGCATCCTAACatgcttcctcttcttcatctgtCATCGGTACCGCCAGAGACGGTTTGCCACTGCTTCAAAACTCCTCTCACGGTCCTTCTCTTCAGACCCTTCTTCCCAATCAGAGCTTGGCAAGGGCGGCAGCATCCTCCCAACCCATATCTTCACCTACAAGGAACTTGAAGACGCCACCAACAACTTCGATCCGTCTAAAGAACTAGGAGACGGAGGATTCGGCACTGTTTATCATG GCAAGCTTCGTGATGGGCGTTCGGTCGCAGTCAAGCGCCTTTATGAGAACAACTGCAGGCGTGTTGAACAATTCATGAATGAAATTGATATCCTTTCCCGCCTGCGTCACCAGAGCCTTGTAACATTATATGGGTGCACCTCCCGCCACAGCCGTGAGCTCCTCCTCGTCTACGAATTCATCCCCAATGGTACTGTCGCAGATCATCTCCATGGCAACCATGCCAAAGACGGGGCCCTCACATGGCCCATCAGAATGAGCATTGCTATAGAGTCTGCTGATGCACTGGCCTACCTCCATGCAGTTGAAATCATACACCGTGATGTAAAAACCAACAACATTCTCCTGGACAACAATTTCAATGTGAAAGTCGCAGATTTCGGATTGTCCCGATTATTCCCAACGGACAGGACACATGTATCGACGGCTCCCCAAGGAACGCCCGGCTATGTGGACCCTGACTATCACCGGTGCTACCAGCTCAACAACAAGAGTGATGTGTACAGCTTTGGAGTGGTCCTGATTGAGCTTATATCGTCGAAGCCAGCCGTGGATATCACTAGGCATCGGCAAGAgatcaacttggctaacatggcAATCAACAAGATCCACAATAATGCATTGAATGAGCTGGTGGACCCCACTCTTGGGTACGAATCAGATCATGCAGTGAGGAGGATGATCACATTGGTGGCTGAGTTGGCATTCAGATGCTTGCAAGATGAGAAGGAGGTGAGGCCTACCATGCAGGAAGTGCTGGAGGTTTTGAAAGGGATTCAGAGGGAAGACTACAAGGTGGAGAAGGCAGAAGAGTTGGATGTTCTAGCGGTGGCAGACGATGCCGTTCTGTTGAAGAAATTCCGGCCGCTATCACCAGATTCTGTTACGGATACGTGGATCAGCCGCTCCACAACACCTAGTGCAAGTGGGTAA